In one window of Desulfovibrio litoralis DSM 11393 DNA:
- a CDS encoding tyrosine-type recombinase/integrase, which yields MALTDTAIKNIKPNDKAIKLFDSAGLFLYVTSKGGKLWRLKYRFEGKEKLLSFGAYPTISLKEARKRREEAKELLAQGVDPSEAKKQAKIAIITAQQEAENTFKTVALEWYQKYSVTLEAKHQKKILSRLEKMLFPYLGSIPIHKMETPDLLKPIRIVEEAGKIETAHRLVQLCSQVFRYAVITKKAKHDIAVDLRGALQSKQVTHRACITEPSKLGELLRCIDTYDGTFQVIYALKIAPYVFVRPSELRCAEWSEINFETAEWRIPSKRMKMKQMHIVPLSKQVVSLLRELFTFSGHEKLLFYGLRSTLRPISDMALNNALRSMGFSGEEMCTHGFRGTASTMLNEMGYNFDHIERQLAHCERNAVRKAYNHAEYLPERKKMMQEWADYLDGLKR from the coding sequence CCAAATGATAAAGCAATCAAACTTTTTGATAGTGCTGGTTTGTTTTTATATGTCACATCTAAGGGAGGTAAGCTTTGGCGTTTAAAATATCGTTTTGAGGGGAAAGAAAAGCTTTTAAGTTTTGGTGCCTATCCCACAATATCTTTAAAAGAAGCTCGTAAACGCAGAGAAGAAGCTAAAGAGTTACTTGCTCAAGGCGTAGACCCTAGCGAAGCTAAGAAACAAGCAAAAATAGCCATTATAACAGCTCAACAAGAAGCAGAAAATACTTTTAAAACTGTAGCCCTTGAGTGGTATCAAAAGTATTCTGTTACCTTAGAGGCTAAACACCAAAAGAAAATACTCTCTCGCCTTGAAAAAATGCTCTTTCCATATCTTGGCAGTATACCTATTCATAAAATGGAAACTCCAGACTTGCTAAAACCTATTAGAATAGTTGAAGAAGCTGGAAAAATAGAAACCGCTCATAGGTTAGTACAACTTTGTTCTCAGGTGTTTAGATATGCAGTGATTACAAAAAAAGCAAAACATGACATTGCTGTTGACCTTAGGGGAGCTTTACAATCAAAACAGGTTACACATAGGGCTTGTATTACAGAGCCAAGCAAATTAGGCGAACTTTTGCGTTGTATAGATACTTATGATGGTACTTTTCAGGTGATTTATGCTTTAAAAATAGCTCCTTATGTTTTTGTCCGACCGAGTGAATTAAGATGTGCGGAATGGAGTGAAATAAACTTTGAAACGGCAGAATGGCGTATTCCCTCCAAAAGAATGAAAATGAAACAAATGCACATAGTACCATTATCAAAACAGGTAGTTTCCTTGCTTCGTGAATTGTTTACTTTTTCTGGGCATGAAAAACTATTATTTTATGGATTGCGTTCAACTCTTCGCCCTATTTCTGATATGGCATTAAACAATGCTTTAAGGTCTATGGGATTTAGCGGAGAAGAAATGTGTACTCACGGTTTTAGAGGCACTGCTTCCACCATGTTAAATGAAATGGGTTATAATTTTGACCATATAGAACGCCAGCTTGCACATTGTGAAAGAAACGCCGTGAGAAAAGCCTATAATCATGCTGAATACTTGCCAGAGCGTAAAAAAATGATGCAAGAATGGGCTGATTATTTAGATGGATTGAAGAGGTAA
- a CDS encoding class I SAM-dependent methyltransferase, which produces MFNKLNSICKRPLPFSIYTAETLWTEPHLAEQMLLNHLSQDTDMASRKIDSINNAVAWIDAHLAIVNKSICDLGCGPGLYTQRFAERGAKVYGIDFSARSIAYAQNIAKNSGQHITYEVSDYLKCQLPLMQDLVTMIYYDLCALSPQQRKTIFEKVRLSLRSGGVFVFDLLSKEAFTGREESVEFGYRFMNGFWTAEDYYAFKNTFIYEKESISLDKYTIIEKSKTWYVFNWMQYFDYSEIERELKECGFINIEVHYNTPLSNNVGNENSFLVLARA; this is translated from the coding sequence ATGTTTAACAAGTTAAACTCGATTTGCAAACGGCCTTTACCATTTTCAATTTACACAGCAGAGACTTTGTGGACTGAGCCTCACTTAGCGGAGCAAATGCTGCTGAACCATCTCAGTCAAGATACTGATATGGCCTCTCGAAAAATTGACTCAATCAATAATGCTGTAGCTTGGATTGATGCCCATTTAGCGATTGTGAATAAATCAATTTGCGATTTGGGCTGCGGCCCAGGGCTTTATACCCAAAGATTTGCAGAGCGCGGTGCAAAAGTCTATGGAATTGACTTTTCAGCTAGGTCAATTGCGTATGCCCAAAATATAGCAAAAAATAGCGGTCAGCATATTACTTATGAAGTTTCTGATTATTTAAAGTGTCAACTGCCACTAATGCAAGATTTAGTAACAATGATATATTACGATTTATGTGCGCTTTCCCCGCAGCAAAGAAAAACTATATTTGAAAAAGTTCGTCTATCGCTACGTTCTGGCGGTGTATTTGTGTTTGATCTTCTTTCAAAGGAGGCATTCACTGGGCGTGAGGAGAGTGTTGAATTTGGCTATCGGTTCATGAATGGATTTTGGACCGCAGAAGACTACTATGCATTTAAAAATACGTTCATATATGAAAAAGAAAGTATCTCTTTAGACAAATACACTATTATAGAAAAATCAAAAACTTGGTACGTTTTCAATTGGATGCAATATTTTGATTATTCTGAAATAGAAAGAGAATTGAAAGAATGTGGTTTCATTAATATCGAAGTACATTACAATACGCCATTATCCAATAACGTTGGTAATGAAAATAGTTTTTTGGTCCTTGCTAGGGCGTAG
- a CDS encoding helix-turn-helix transcriptional regulator, whose translation MRIGFLRLKQVLHLIPVSKSTWWEGCKTGRYPKPIKLSPRTTAWKAEDIATLIEELGAKGVSNVSSHR comes from the coding sequence ATGCGGATAGGTTTTTTACGATTAAAACAAGTTTTACATCTTATCCCAGTCAGCAAAAGCACTTGGTGGGAAGGTTGCAAAACAGGGCGTTATCCAAAGCCTATAAAATTGAGTCCAAGAACTACGGCATGGAAGGCAGAAGATATTGCAACCCTGATTGAAGAATTAGGAGCGAAAGGGGTGAGCAATGTGTCAAGTCATAGATAG
- a CDS encoding AAA family ATPase → MCQVIDSNSKEENKLVALDMTTFLSMSLPERGYLLQPILPIQGIAILYAPRGIGKTYVALSIAAAIASGGAVFNWRASTPKKVLYVDGEMPAIAMQERITALLSGMTAPPNLLSNMFLITPDIQPLPMPDLSTTCGQSLLEPLLIGIDMLILDNISTLCRTGKENDAQSWQLMQAWLLDLRRRGITVLLIHHAGKSGDQRGTSAKEDIMDTVISLRRPRLYSMAEGARFEVHITKARGIVGDEAAPFEAHLQSEGESLLWSVQPLENVELEELKRLLSEGYSVRDCAEEMGKSKSAVQRMKNELEGKL, encoded by the coding sequence ATGTGTCAAGTCATAGATAGCAACTCCAAAGAAGAAAATAAATTAGTGGCGTTAGATATGACAACATTTCTATCAATGTCCTTGCCCGAAAGAGGCTATTTATTACAACCGATATTACCTATTCAAGGTATTGCTATTTTATACGCACCTCGTGGAATAGGTAAAACATATGTTGCCTTAAGTATTGCTGCTGCGATTGCTTCTGGTGGAGCAGTTTTTAACTGGCGTGCATCTACTCCCAAAAAAGTATTATATGTTGATGGTGAAATGCCAGCTATTGCAATGCAAGAACGCATAACAGCCTTACTAAGTGGCATGACCGCACCGCCAAACCTTTTGTCGAATATGTTTTTAATTACTCCAGATATTCAGCCCTTGCCAATGCCTGATTTATCCACGACTTGCGGGCAATCTTTGCTTGAACCGCTGTTGATTGGCATAGATATGCTAATATTGGATAATATTTCTACTTTATGCAGAACAGGCAAGGAAAATGACGCTCAATCGTGGCAGTTGATGCAGGCATGGTTATTGGATTTACGCCGTCGGGGTATCACGGTGCTATTGATTCACCACGCTGGAAAATCAGGAGATCAAAGAGGCACCAGTGCCAAAGAAGATATTATGGACACAGTCATCAGCTTGAGGCGTCCAAGACTATACTCAATGGCAGAAGGTGCACGTTTTGAAGTGCATATTACAAAAGCTAGGGGCATTGTTGGTGATGAAGCTGCTCCTTTTGAAGCACATTTGCAATCAGAGGGAGAGTCTCTTTTGTGGTCTGTTCAACCCTTAGAAAATGTCGAATTAGAAGAGCTTAAAAGATTGTTGAGTGAAGGTTACAGCGTTCGAGATTGTGCAGAAGAAATGGGAAAATCTAAATCAGCAGTACAACGCATGAAAAACGAGCTAGAAGGCAAGCTATAG
- a CDS encoding plasmid mobilization protein, with product MKKYKTKGGRGGRPQLQNDLVRIHTVGIRLNSAELDSLKRKADSFGLPLGQWLRNIALKHFVPRPLVPEINRTVYAELANLASNLNQIAKASYSSSVAMPTHLICQTNNKLHLLRLELLGIKNDSKTD from the coding sequence ATGAAAAAATATAAGACAAAAGGTGGCAGAGGTGGACGCCCACAATTACAAAATGACTTGGTCAGAATTCATACCGTAGGCATCAGATTAAACAGTGCAGAATTAGACAGCCTAAAACGCAAGGCAGACAGTTTTGGATTGCCTTTAGGTCAATGGCTGAGAAATATCGCTTTGAAGCATTTTGTGCCACGTCCTTTAGTTCCTGAAATAAACAGAACAGTTTATGCCGAACTTGCCAATTTGGCGAGCAACTTAAATCAGATTGCAAAAGCCAGCTATTCTAGTTCGGTGGCGATGCCTACCCATTTGATTTGCCAAACAAATAACAAGTTGCATCTCTTGCGTCTTGAATTGTTGGGAATAAAAAATGATAGCAAAACTGATTAA
- a CDS encoding relaxase/mobilization nuclease domain-containing protein gives MIAKLIKGKGFRGALEYDLQKQKGQILETNMAGQTPRELAKEFGAIRALRPNLTKAVCHVSLSISPDEKLNDEQWKSVANSYLKHMGFEKCQYVATKHTDTEHPHIHLVVNRIGIDGQVASDSQDYQRQESLMRKLEQELNLKTVEPSREAKRKGLTKGEVEHSVRTGEPSTRMLLQKIIDRTLQNGLNLDTFTQKLEEQGVKTRLNQASTGFVSGISFSLNEVALKGSDLGKNYTWNALQKRGLTHEQVRHDKGIDGCTLGENMPSGESIGQSGGKSSEQSDNQSEEIRRNERGRNFGNESQPLEPTRDAKAEEQHRIDQAFERLARINKDSEQRNTPDRSRGQGLSR, from the coding sequence ATGATAGCAAAACTGATTAAAGGCAAGGGTTTTCGAGGGGCTTTAGAGTACGACCTTCAAAAACAAAAAGGGCAAATTCTGGAAACCAACATGGCAGGACAAACACCGAGAGAGCTTGCCAAAGAGTTTGGAGCGATTCGGGCTTTGCGTCCAAATCTCACAAAGGCGGTGTGTCATGTCAGTTTGAGCATCAGTCCAGACGAAAAACTAAACGACGAACAGTGGAAAAGTGTTGCAAATAGCTATCTTAAACACATGGGCTTTGAAAAATGTCAGTATGTCGCCACAAAACACACGGACACGGAACACCCGCATATTCATCTTGTCGTCAATCGCATCGGCATAGATGGGCAAGTTGCCAGCGATAGTCAGGATTATCAAAGGCAAGAAAGCCTTATGCGAAAGCTGGAGCAAGAACTTAACCTAAAAACTGTTGAGCCGAGCCGAGAAGCCAAACGCAAAGGTTTGACGAAAGGTGAAGTTGAACACAGCGTGCGTACTGGCGAGCCTTCAACCAGAATGCTTTTACAAAAAATCATAGATCGCACTTTGCAAAACGGTTTAAACTTAGACACTTTTACTCAGAAACTAGAAGAACAAGGCGTAAAAACACGTTTAAATCAAGCAAGTACGGGTTTTGTCAGCGGAATAAGTTTTAGTCTAAATGAAGTCGCTTTAAAAGGTAGCGATCTTGGCAAAAATTACACATGGAACGCATTACAAAAAAGGGGATTAACACATGAGCAAGTTAGACATGACAAGGGAATTGACGGATGCACGCTTGGAGAAAACATGCCCAGTGGGGAATCAATCGGGCAATCAGGTGGGAAATCAAGCGAGCAATCAGACAACCAATCAGAGGAAATCAGAAGAAATGAGCGAGGAAGAAATTTTGGCAATGAGAGTCAACCTCTTGAGCCAACAAGAGATGCAAAAGCTGAAGAGCAACACAGAATTGATCAAGCTTTTGAAAGACTTGCAAGAATCAATAAAGACAGCGAACAAAGAAATACGCCAGACCGCTCAAGAGGTCAGGGGTTATCCCGCTGA
- a CDS encoding ABC transporter permease, with translation MIQHHIENIYRLGIKELWGLVRDPMMLGLIIFTFTVSIYTASTAMPESLNKASIAIVDEDESALSLSIASAFYLPHFLPPAIISFDQVDRGLDTGLYTFALNIPPNFQRDLLAGKQPEIQLNVDATRMSQAFTGSGYIQQIITDEISGFINRYRRIETPPIGLALRMRFNPNLTQSWFGAVMELINNITMLSIILTGAALIREREHGTIEHLLVMPVTPAEIMIAKIWSMGLVVLCASGLSLFFVVHMALHVPIGGSIALFLVGAALHIFATTSMGIFLATVARSMPQFGMLLVLVLLPLQMLSGGSTPRESMPEFVQQIMLIAPTTHFVELGQAILYRGAGIATVWEPFVYLILIGSILFTFSLMRFRKSISQMTE, from the coding sequence ATGATACAACACCACATTGAGAACATATACCGACTTGGGATAAAAGAACTATGGGGGCTGGTGCGCGATCCTATGATGCTGGGCTTGATCATTTTTACTTTTACCGTTTCTATCTATACGGCGTCCACAGCTATGCCAGAATCACTTAACAAAGCGAGCATTGCCATTGTAGACGAAGATGAATCCGCTCTTTCCCTGAGCATTGCCTCAGCCTTTTATCTACCACATTTTTTGCCACCTGCTATTATTTCATTTGATCAGGTAGACCGTGGGCTAGATACTGGGCTATACACATTTGCCTTAAACATTCCCCCAAATTTCCAACGAGACCTTCTGGCAGGCAAGCAACCGGAAATCCAGCTCAATGTGGATGCCACTCGCATGAGCCAAGCATTTACTGGTAGCGGATATATTCAACAGATTATAACAGATGAGATTTCTGGATTTATCAATCGTTATCGCCGTATAGAAACGCCACCCATTGGACTGGCATTGCGTATGCGTTTTAACCCAAACCTTACACAGTCTTGGTTTGGTGCGGTTATGGAGCTAATTAACAACATTACTATGCTCTCGATTATTTTGACTGGGGCTGCACTAATTCGCGAACGTGAACACGGCACTATTGAACACTTATTGGTAATGCCCGTAACCCCTGCTGAAATTATGATTGCAAAAATATGGTCTATGGGATTAGTGGTACTCTGTGCTTCTGGGCTATCTCTATTTTTTGTAGTGCATATGGCATTACATGTGCCTATAGGAGGCTCCATAGCTCTTTTTCTTGTTGGTGCTGCTCTACATATATTTGCCACCACGTCTATGGGTATTTTTTTAGCAACTGTGGCACGCAGTATGCCTCAATTTGGCATGTTACTTGTTTTAGTGTTATTGCCGCTACAAATGCTTTCTGGTGGTAGCACCCCGCGTGAGAGTATGCCAGAATTTGTGCAACAAATCATGCTGATAGCACCGACCACCCATTTTGTTGAACTCGGACAAGCTATTCTTTATCGTGGTGCTGGTATTGCCACCGTATGGGAGCCGTTTGTCTATCTTATTCTGATTGGCTCAATTCTTTTTACATTTTCTCTCATGCGTTTTCGTAAATCAATCAGCCAAATGACAGAATAG
- the rbbA gene encoding ribosome-associated ATPase/putative transporter RbbA, with protein MTATPPLIVQLTNISLHYGKILALDNISLAIPEACIIGFIGPDGVGKSSLLSIVSGARAIQQGEARVLDGDMRSKRHRDLVCPRIAYMPQGLGKNLYPTLSIEENLQFFSRLFGQNAQERRSRIDNLTYSTGLHPFLDRFVGQLSGGMKQKLGLCCALIHDPDLLILDEPTTGVDPLARAQFWELVASIRKKRPQMSVMVATAYMDEAKTFDWLVAMDAGKILATDTPASLMQKTDSTSLENAFIQLLPEKRRQGYKPVEIVPLNISGDAPIAIEAHGLTKRFGNFVAVSDVSLQIRQGEIFGFLGSNGCGKSTTMRMLTGLLPATEGTVSLFGHPVNPDDMATRKRVGYMSQAFSLYNELTVSQNLVLHARLFHLPEETIPARVQEMLERFGLQDESDSLPPNLSLGVCQRLSLAVAMVHKPDLLILDEPTSGVDPIARDNFWRLMIELSRKDHVTIFISTHFMNEAERCDRISFMHAGKILASGVPAVLVKQRGSASLEQAFISYLIEASANEQKQNNTATYKPPQPKIESSTTVSRSIFSLNRMLSYSWCESLELRRDPIRATLALLGSVIIMIVLGFGINMDVENLSYAVLDRDQSGISRNYTINLAGSRYFHEKKNIQDYADLDRRMRAGELSLAIEIPPNFGRDVEHGRPVQIGVWIDGAMPQRAETIRGYVQGLHQTWLADSTLLRLGKPVFVPANIETRFRYNPDIKSLPAMVPAVIPILLLMLPSMLVALSVVREKEMGSIINLYVTPVTRTEFLLGKQLPYIGLAMVNFFLLTALAVFAFDVPIKGSFLTLTIASLAYCIVTTGFGLFASTFTKSQIAAIFFTMVGTMLPAIQFSGMMNSTASLEGAGRIIGEVYPTTHMLIISRGVFNKALGFMDLYVQTGILWLSIPVILVVTIMLLKKQDT; from the coding sequence ATGACAGCTACGCCTCCTTTAATTGTACAGTTGACCAACATTAGCTTGCACTACGGCAAAATTTTGGCTTTGGACAATATTAGCTTGGCTATACCTGAGGCATGTATCATTGGTTTTATCGGACCAGATGGAGTGGGTAAATCTAGTTTATTGTCTATTGTTTCTGGTGCTAGAGCCATACAGCAGGGAGAAGCTCGTGTCCTTGATGGTGATATGCGATCTAAGCGTCATCGTGATTTGGTGTGTCCTCGTATTGCTTATATGCCACAAGGGCTAGGTAAAAACTTGTACCCTACTCTTTCGATAGAAGAGAATCTGCAGTTTTTTTCACGCCTTTTTGGGCAGAACGCACAGGAGCGTAGATCTCGTATCGACAACTTAACTTACAGTACTGGGTTACATCCTTTTTTAGATCGATTTGTAGGACAACTTTCTGGAGGCATGAAACAAAAACTTGGGTTGTGTTGTGCCCTTATTCACGATCCTGATTTGTTAATTTTAGATGAACCAACAACTGGGGTGGACCCGCTGGCTCGTGCACAATTTTGGGAACTAGTAGCCTCTATCAGAAAAAAACGCCCGCAGATGAGCGTTATGGTAGCCACGGCATACATGGACGAAGCAAAGACTTTTGATTGGCTAGTCGCCATGGATGCGGGTAAAATACTGGCTACCGACACTCCAGCCTCTCTAATGCAAAAAACCGATAGCACCTCACTGGAAAACGCTTTTATCCAACTGTTGCCGGAAAAAAGGCGACAAGGTTACAAACCAGTGGAAATCGTTCCGTTGAATATATCTGGCGATGCTCCTATCGCCATTGAAGCACACGGGCTTACCAAGCGTTTTGGCAATTTTGTGGCTGTTTCTGATGTGAGTTTACAGATTCGACAAGGGGAAATTTTTGGTTTTTTGGGGTCTAACGGCTGCGGAAAAAGCACTACTATGAGGATGCTTACAGGGTTATTACCAGCAACCGAAGGTACTGTCTCGCTATTTGGGCATCCCGTCAATCCTGATGATATGGCTACCCGCAAGCGCGTGGGATATATGTCTCAGGCGTTTTCCTTGTACAATGAACTAACAGTTAGCCAAAACCTCGTGCTACATGCCCGTCTTTTCCACCTGCCTGAAGAAACTATTCCAGCACGTGTTCAGGAAATGTTAGAAAGGTTCGGGCTACAAGACGAGTCGGACAGTTTACCACCAAATCTTTCACTTGGTGTCTGTCAGCGACTTTCGTTAGCAGTTGCCATGGTACACAAACCTGATTTATTGATTCTTGACGAACCTACTTCTGGAGTAGATCCGATAGCCAGAGATAATTTCTGGCGACTGATGATTGAACTGTCGCGTAAAGATCATGTTACTATTTTTATTTCAACCCATTTTATGAACGAAGCCGAACGCTGTGACCGTATTTCTTTTATGCATGCCGGAAAAATTTTAGCGAGTGGTGTTCCAGCCGTTTTAGTAAAACAACGTGGTTCCGCTTCACTAGAACAAGCCTTCATCAGCTATCTTATAGAGGCTAGTGCTAACGAACAAAAGCAAAATAACACAGCCACGTATAAACCTCCACAACCCAAGATTGAATCTAGTACCACAGTTTCACGGAGCATTTTTAGCCTAAATCGCATGTTAAGCTATTCATGGTGTGAGTCACTAGAACTACGCCGTGACCCAATACGTGCAACACTAGCATTACTGGGCTCGGTTATTATAATGATAGTGTTGGGGTTTGGCATCAACATGGACGTAGAAAATTTGAGTTATGCTGTGCTTGATAGAGATCAAAGTGGTATCAGTCGAAATTATACCATCAATCTTGCTGGGTCTCGCTATTTTCATGAAAAGAAAAATATTCAGGACTATGCGGATTTGGATAGGCGTATGCGGGCGGGAGAGCTTTCTCTTGCCATTGAAATACCACCAAATTTTGGTAGAGACGTGGAACACGGTAGACCAGTGCAGATTGGCGTCTGGATTGATGGTGCCATGCCACAACGAGCGGAAACTATACGGGGATATGTACAAGGTCTGCACCAGACTTGGCTCGCAGATTCTACCCTGCTACGGTTAGGTAAGCCTGTTTTCGTTCCTGCCAACATTGAAACACGTTTTCGCTATAACCCTGACATAAAAAGCCTGCCCGCTATGGTACCTGCGGTTATCCCTATTTTGCTACTAATGTTGCCTTCTATGTTGGTAGCTCTTTCGGTAGTTAGAGAAAAAGAAATGGGTTCTATCATCAACCTATATGTAACACCAGTCACACGCACGGAATTTTTATTAGGTAAGCAACTGCCTTACATAGGTCTAGCCATGGTAAACTTTTTTCTGCTAACGGCTCTGGCTGTTTTTGCCTTTGATGTGCCGATAAAGGGAAGCTTTTTGACTCTAACCATAGCTTCTTTGGCCTATTGTATTGTTACCACGGGTTTTGGACTATTTGCCTCTACCTTTACCAAAAGCCAGATAGCCGCCATTTTTTTTACCATGGTGGGTACTATGCTCCCAGCTATTCAGTTTTCTGGCATGATGAACTCTACTGCCTCTCTTGAGGGAGCCGGTAGAATAATCGGTGAGGTTTATCCTACAACCCATATGCTGATTATTAGTCGTGGAGTATTTAATAAAGCCTTAGGTTTTATGGATTTATACGTTCAGACTGGTATTTTATGGTTGAGCATACCAGTCATACTGGTAGTAACCATTATGTTACTTAAAAAGCAGGACACATGA
- a CDS encoding HlyD family secretion protein produces MKFSLKIVILVIIIIGLAAGYYAWSSLHANELGKGFVSGNGRIEATEIDIATKLAGRVESIYVHEGDFVKTGQLLATIDSKNLEAQLHQAKAQLQQAITTEVSARAQIQLRESDRNAALATVAQRESELDTVQRRSTSSSALFRKGAVSQNTFEDDKAGAQGAKAAVEVAKDQVAVAEAAVEVAKAQANGAQAEIRGAEAAVDRIAVDIEDCKLTAPCGGRIQYRIAEPGEVLGVGGKVLNLVDLSDVYMTFFLSEESAGKVALQSDARIILDAAPNYVIPSKITFVSSTAQFTPKTVETYVERQKLMFRVKAQIDHDLLIKHITMVKTGLPGVTWLKLDPNAEWPESLAVKVAP; encoded by the coding sequence GTGAAGTTTTCTTTAAAAATAGTTATTCTAGTAATAATCATTATTGGTCTTGCTGCGGGGTATTACGCATGGAGTTCTTTGCACGCCAATGAACTAGGTAAAGGTTTTGTCAGCGGAAACGGTAGGATAGAAGCAACAGAGATTGATATTGCCACTAAGCTGGCTGGTCGGGTTGAATCTATTTATGTTCACGAAGGTGATTTTGTTAAAACAGGACAACTGTTGGCAACCATTGATAGTAAAAATCTTGAAGCACAACTGCACCAAGCTAAAGCTCAACTTCAACAAGCTATCACAACAGAAGTGAGTGCTAGGGCTCAGATACAACTACGCGAAAGCGATAGAAATGCCGCTTTGGCTACAGTAGCCCAGAGGGAAAGTGAATTAGACACTGTACAACGACGCTCAACAAGTTCTTCTGCGCTGTTCCGTAAAGGTGCTGTATCTCAAAATACATTTGAAGACGACAAAGCAGGGGCACAGGGAGCCAAGGCGGCTGTAGAGGTTGCCAAGGATCAAGTGGCTGTTGCAGAGGCTGCGGTAGAAGTTGCCAAGGCACAGGCTAATGGTGCACAGGCGGAAATAAGAGGTGCTGAAGCGGCAGTTGACAGAATTGCTGTGGATATTGAAGATTGCAAATTAACGGCTCCGTGTGGTGGAAGGATACAATACCGTATTGCGGAACCAGGAGAAGTACTTGGTGTTGGTGGTAAGGTTTTGAACTTGGTCGATCTTTCTGATGTTTATATGACTTTTTTTCTGTCAGAAGAGTCCGCAGGTAAAGTCGCCTTACAGTCAGATGCCCGTATCATTCTTGATGCTGCTCCAAACTATGTGATTCCGTCTAAAATTACCTTTGTGTCAAGCACAGCACAGTTTACTCCAAAAACTGTTGAAACCTATGTAGAACGCCAAAAATTAATGTTTCGGGTTAAAGCACAAATTGATCATGACCTTTTGATAAAACATATTACCATGGTAAAAACTGGTCTGCCGGGAGTGACTTGGCTCAAACTCGACCCTAATGCAGAATGGCCAGAATCGCTGGCGGTAAAAGTTGCTCCATGA
- a CDS encoding Fic family protein codes for MKRSLQGDYISITTTGEKAEAFIPHPLPPSPGIEWTPKLLQSFDSANLALGRLDSASTMLPSTTLFLYTYIKKEAVLSSMIEGTQSSLSDLLLYEINQDPSVPLADVQEVSNYVAALEHGIKRLSEGFPLSLRLIREIHEILLARGRGSLSAPGEFRRSQNWIGGTSPSTAYFVPPPAEFVQKCLGELEHFLHDSPQATSPLLKAALAHVQFETIHPFLDGNGRIGRLLITLILCEQKVLQQPLLYISLYFKTHRMYYYELLNNVRTIGDWESWLLFFAEAVTDTATQAVQSINLLAKMAEKNKQAIGSLGRAMSSAQILHQAMLQRPIVSANWLVDNTKLTPATVNKSLTHLESLGIVKQLGDKKRNRMFAYTEYMQILGI; via the coding sequence ATGAAACGTTCTCTTCAAGGCGACTATATTTCAATTACAACAACTGGTGAAAAGGCGGAGGCTTTTATACCTCACCCTTTACCACCAAGTCCTGGTATTGAATGGACTCCAAAACTCTTGCAATCTTTTGATAGTGCAAATTTGGCATTGGGTAGGTTAGATAGTGCTTCAACTATGTTGCCGAGTACCACACTTTTTTTATATACATACATTAAAAAAGAGGCTGTACTTTCTTCTATGATTGAAGGTACGCAATCTTCCCTTTCTGACCTTTTGCTTTATGAGATAAATCAAGACCCTAGTGTTCCATTAGCAGACGTTCAAGAAGTTAGCAATTATGTTGCGGCTCTAGAACATGGGATTAAACGTTTGTCTGAGGGTTTTCCTCTTTCTTTGCGTCTTATTCGAGAAATTCATGAAATTTTACTTGCACGAGGTAGAGGAAGTTTGAGTGCTCCAGGTGAGTTTAGGCGTAGTCAAAACTGGATAGGTGGCACTAGTCCAAGCACTGCGTATTTTGTTCCACCGCCGGCAGAATTTGTCCAAAAATGTCTAGGAGAGTTGGAACACTTTTTACATGATTCACCTCAAGCAACATCGCCACTGTTAAAAGCAGCCTTGGCTCATGTGCAGTTTGAAACAATTCACCCATTTTTAGACGGCAATGGACGTATCGGGCGTTTGTTAATTACTCTTATTTTGTGTGAACAAAAGGTGTTACAACAACCGCTTCTTTATATCAGTCTTTATTTTAAAACTCATCGTATGTATTATTATGAGCTTTTAAATAATGTACGCACTATAGGTGACTGGGAAAGTTGGTTGCTATTTTTTGCTGAAGCAGTAACAGACACTGCAACTCAAGCCGTGCAATCGATCAATCTATTAGCTAAGATGGCAGAAAAGAATAAACAAGCTATTGGAAGTTTAGGTCGGGCGATGTCTTCTGCTCAAATTTTACACCAGGCTATGTTACAAAGACCAATTGTTAGTGCAAACTGGCTTGTTGATAACACTAAATTAACGCCAGCTACAGTGAATAAAAGTCTGACACATCTTGAAAGCTTGGGTATTGTTAAACAACTTGGTGATAAAAAACGTAATAGAATGTTTGCTTATACAGAATATATGCAGATTTTAGGCATATAA